Genomic DNA from Lactococcus garvieae:
TATGTTATAATAATACTAATATAGAGGATAGTTTTTGGAGGAGAGAATGCCCAAAATTTTTATTGTCGAGGATGACAAAACAATTGTTAAAATGTTAACCACTGCGTTGAAGAAAGAGTTTCAGGTCTATTCTGTTTTGAATTTTAGGGCAGTGAAGCAAGAAATCTTAGAAGCAGAGCCTGATTTGGTATTGATGGATATCGGCTTACCTTTTTACAATGGCTTTTACTGGACCACAGAGTTACGAAAGGTTTCACAAATTCCGATTATCTTTATCTCATCAATGAGTGACGATATGAATCAAGTTACAGCCATGAACCAAGGCGCAGATGATTTTGTTACAAAACCATTTTCTCTAGAAATTTTACAGGCGAAGATAAAAGCCTTACTTCGTCGTTCTTATAATTTTTCGGGTCCTGAGAAACTAGAATTTGCAGGCTTTGTTTTATCGGAAAATATGGTAAGATCTGAAAAAGATCAAATTGAGCTGACACCATCGGAAAATAAAATTCTTACGGTCCTTTTTAGAGCAGATGGTGCAGTTGTGAGCAAAGAAGTAATACTTCAAGAACTATGGCAAACAGATGAGTTTATTGACAATAATACACTGAATGTGAAGATGACAAGGTTACGTAAAAAGTTAGCGGAGATTGGTTTTGCGCATCTTGTCACGAAGCGAGGGGTCGGTTATGCCTTGGAATAAGATAAAAAGTTTTTTACAGACTAAAGTAGCTCAGATTGGAGTTTTTCTCGTCATGCTCTTTATCTTTGTCAGTAACTTTTTGCTCTGGCATCTTCCAATAGAATCTCTTATTAATGCCACAATATTGGCCTTGATTATCTTTGTTATTTATTTGGTTTCTTCTTATTTTCGCTGGGCAAAACGAGAAGAAATTCTATTAGACCTAAAGCATGAACTGAAAGATTTAAGAGAAGATTTAAAAGAAAGAGAACGCCATATTAGAGAAACGGAAGATATCATCAAAGTTTGGTCCCATCAGATGAAAATACCTCTCGCGGCTATTGATTTAATGGCACAAAC
This window encodes:
- a CDS encoding response regulator transcription factor, giving the protein MPKIFIVEDDKTIVKMLTTALKKEFQVYSVLNFRAVKQEILEAEPDLVLMDIGLPFYNGFYWTTELRKVSQIPIIFISSMSDDMNQVTAMNQGADDFVTKPFSLEILQAKIKALLRRSYNFSGPEKLEFAGFVLSENMVRSEKDQIELTPSENKILTVLFRADGAVVSKEVILQELWQTDEFIDNNTLNVKMTRLRKKLAEIGFAHLVTKRGVGYALE